One Anopheles stephensi strain Indian unplaced genomic scaffold, UCI_ANSTEP_V1.0 ucontig2, whole genome shotgun sequence genomic window carries:
- the LOC118515883 gene encoding protein G12-like: MVCVASERTIGRTVVPASTVPVWPLIALMVMAELGQIFGYHIRHIEEEPSHQLQQDLMDFIDLVPFEDVQRLMQYYYHYDVEVESAFDYVSTEDYTQIRLDIVNLGEVRSFRRYLDSIGFSVEKVWTELNKRFDADDIFAEPDESVRMLNLTTRGLNGLVDDILALLPQDEIILLFFDKLETSNDFSFFFEQIGSGEFENVLNTLQSSQQLRILLWRLQRHGFDIPGWIQLVQKYFSFSSF, from the exons ATGGTTTGTGTCGCGAGTGAACGTACGATCGGAAGGACAGTAGTACCGGCCAGTACGGTGCCGGTGTGGCCACTGATAGCATTGATGGTGATGGCGGAACTAGGCCAAATATTTGGCTACCACATCCGGCACATCGAGGAGGAACCGAGCCACCAGCTGCAGCAGGACCTGATGGACTTTATCGATCTGGTACCGTTCGAGGATGTGCAGCGCTTAATGCAGTACTACTATCACTACGACGTCGAGGTGGAGAGTGCCTTCGACTACGTGTCCACCGAGGACTACACACAGATCCGGCTGGACATTGTGAATCTGGGAGAGGTGCGCAGCTTCCGACGCTATCTGGACAGCATCGGGTTCAGCGTGGAGAAGGTGTGGACCGAGCTGAACAAGCGGTTCGATGCGGACGACATCTTTGCCGAGCCGGACGAAAGCGTCAGGATGT TAAATCTCACCACCAGAGGATTGAATGGATTAGTCGATGACATATTGGCGCTGCTGCCGCAGGACGAAATAATCCTGCTTTTCTTCGACAAGCTGGAAACGAGCAATgacttttccttcttcttcgagCAGATCGGTAGCGGCGAGTTTGAGAACGTACTCAACACACTGCAG TCTTCACAGCAGCTGCGGATACTTCTCTGGAGACTGCAGCGGCACGGATTCGATATTCCCGGATGGATACAGCTCGTGCAGAAGTATTTCAGTTTCAGTAGTTTCTAA